A section of the Amblyomma americanum isolate KBUSLIRL-KWMA chromosome 2, ASM5285725v1, whole genome shotgun sequence genome encodes:
- the LOC144121895 gene encoding F-box/LRR-repeat protein 12-like — MEIEDLPESLLLEVFQHLKFKDLCSCASVCRRWRRVARDKVLRKVIDVSTHPLSAHQAWRLLRTHADANVVEVRISGNAHMFFSNRRAQHTFTPKFFKHLAQHCPSLKVLHLTDAFLARNMATTDMSVSNLPQTLTHLSLRSSFFHPYEFFRPDVGRPPPRGLQLLDLADCNLMTSVELGRLEHWPSLGALSLEGCHRVNDGGLSNILPLISHLVALDIEGTDISDHGVEMILLHGTNLRYLFLGHTACTGESFVKVSRRFRRDSRKLRLSHICLRRTLVKDEALYRLLEMVPCLMWLAVTSRHMSAEVRAKVKEAVPSSCQFVQFLPFYISASTFCRHFASDVVQNLKLPVAPLG; from the exons ATGGAAATTGAAGATCTACCGGAAAGCCTTCTTCTAGAGGTGTTTCAACACCTGAAGTTCAAGGACCTTTGTTCTTGCGCCAG CGTCTGCCGGCGTTGGCGACGGGTTGCTCGGGACAAGGTGCTGCGGAAGGTGATCGACGTCTCGACGCACCCACTGTCGGCGCACCAGGCATGGCGTCTCCTCCGAACCCACGCCGATGCGAACGTCGTGGAGGTGCGGATATCCGGCAACGCGCACATGTTCTTCTCGAACCGGAGGGCGCAGCACACGTTCACGCCCAAGTTCTTCAAGCACCTCGCGCAGCACTGCCCATCGCTCAAG GTTCTCCACCTCACAGATGCCTTCCTTGCACGCAACATGGCAACCACCGACATGTCGGTTTCAAACCTCCCACAGACCTTGACTCACCTTTCGCTGCGCAGCTCCTTCTTCCACCCATATGAGTTCTTTCGTCCCGACGTTGGACGCCCTCCGCCACGTGGTCTTCAGCTCCTTGACCTTGCCGACTGCAACCTCATGACGAGCGTTGAACTGGGCCGGCTGGAACACTGGCCGTCCCTCGGTGCATTGAGTCTGGAAGGTTGTCACCGCGTCAACGACGGAGGCCTGAGCAACATCCTGCCACTCATCAGCCATCTCGTTGCCCTCGACATTGAGGGGACCGACATCAGCGACCATGGTGTGGAGATGATCCTTCTGCATGGGACCAACCTTCGGTACTTGTTTCTAGGCCACACAGCGTGCACGGGCGAGTCGTTTGTGAAGGTCTCGAGGCGTTTCCGGCGGGATAGTCGCAAGTTGCGGCTTTCTCACATCTGCCTCCGGAGGACGCTGGTGAAGGACGAGGCGCTGTATCGGCTCCTGGAGATGGTGCCTTGTCTGATGTGGCTGGCGGTGACCAGTCGCCACATGTCGGCCGAGGTGAGGGCCAAAGTGAAGGAGGCCGTGCCCAGCTCGTGCCAGTTTGTGCAGTTCCTGCCGTTCTACATCAGCGCGAGCACCTTCTGCCGCCACTTCGCCTCCGATGTGGTTCAGAACTTGAAGCTGCCTGTTGCCCCTCTTGGCTAA